A DNA window from Leptolyngbya sp. SIO1E4 contains the following coding sequences:
- a CDS encoding NHLP family bacteriocin export ABC transporter peptidase/permease/ATPase subunit, producing the protein MLIFPKSLTHSTPKRVKTPTVLQMEAVECGAAALGKILGYYSKTVPLAELRQACGVSRDGVTAASVLKAARNYGLEAKGFKKSLERVLQLAPPFIVFWHFNHFLVVEGSDAKWVYLNDPATGPRRVTYEEFDEGYTGIALTFSPGETFQPGGQKGSLVQSLWQRLRSSSGALLLAILAGLFLVLPALVLPALSRIFVDSVLIGGRLEWLPYLLVGLLLTALVQGWLTALQRRYLRSLRIKLAVGMTSRFVWHVLRLPVGFYAQRFAGEIASRIRLNDEVSAVLSGRLTTTVISLVLLLFYGLAMAQYDLLLTAIVVGFAVVNVVMLQWIGRQRVDANLRLAQEQGKAAGVAIAGLQNMETLKASGLESDFFARWAGYYTKSINAQQDLGLTNQVLGILPSLLSALTNLALLVVGGWRVINGDLSIGMLVAFQLLMVSFQRPVNNLVRFASTLQTLQGNLQRLDDVLGNSVDMQLVTDGEPKPQAAQNVASLASLPLHRLSGAISLHNLSFGYHPLEPPLIENLNLTIQPGQRVAFVGGSGSGKSTLAKLIAGLYESRSGEIYFDDIPRTQLPHDVLTNSIAVVEQDILIFEGSIRDNLTLWDTTIPEVDLRRAAQDAAIEDVILSQPYGYDAQLLEGASNLSGGQRQRLEIARALVGNPSILILDEATSALDTETEKRIDQNLRRRGCTCLIVAHRLSTIRDCDQILVLDRGQVVQRGTHESLWEEGGQYARLIRSEGG; encoded by the coding sequence ATGCTGATTTTCCCAAAGTCATTGACCCACTCAACCCCTAAACGGGTGAAAACCCCCACCGTACTGCAGATGGAAGCGGTGGAATGTGGAGCAGCAGCCTTAGGGAAAATCCTGGGTTATTACAGCAAAACTGTTCCACTGGCTGAGTTGCGACAGGCCTGCGGCGTCTCCCGAGATGGGGTGACCGCAGCCAGCGTCCTCAAAGCTGCCCGTAACTATGGGCTAGAAGCCAAGGGTTTTAAGAAAAGCCTGGAAAGAGTCCTGCAGTTAGCGCCGCCGTTTATTGTGTTTTGGCACTTTAATCACTTCCTGGTGGTGGAAGGCAGCGATGCTAAGTGGGTGTATTTAAATGACCCCGCAACCGGGCCGCGGCGAGTCACCTACGAGGAGTTTGATGAGGGCTACACCGGCATCGCTCTGACCTTTTCACCCGGGGAAACGTTTCAACCGGGAGGGCAAAAAGGGAGCCTGGTGCAATCGTTGTGGCAGCGGTTGCGCAGTTCTTCGGGGGCGCTGCTGCTGGCCATTCTGGCAGGGCTGTTTTTGGTGTTGCCAGCCCTGGTGCTGCCAGCCCTCAGCCGCATTTTTGTGGATTCCGTACTGATCGGGGGTCGGCTGGAATGGCTGCCATACCTCCTGGTAGGGCTTTTACTGACGGCGCTTGTGCAGGGCTGGTTAACGGCCTTGCAGCGGCGATATTTGCGATCGCTCCGCATCAAACTTGCTGTGGGCATGACCAGTCGCTTTGTCTGGCACGTTTTGCGATTGCCCGTGGGCTTCTACGCTCAGCGGTTTGCGGGTGAAATCGCCAGCCGCATCCGCCTCAACGACGAAGTGTCAGCCGTTCTGTCAGGACGGCTGACCACCACCGTCATCAGTCTAGTGTTGCTGCTGTTCTATGGCTTGGCCATGGCCCAGTATGACCTGCTGCTCACGGCCATCGTCGTTGGGTTTGCGGTGGTGAATGTTGTGATGCTGCAGTGGATCGGTCGCCAGCGGGTAGACGCAAACTTACGGTTAGCCCAAGAACAGGGTAAGGCCGCTGGGGTGGCGATCGCTGGGTTGCAAAACATGGAAACCCTCAAAGCCTCCGGTCTGGAGTCTGACTTTTTTGCCCGCTGGGCAGGCTATTACACCAAATCCATCAATGCCCAACAAGATCTGGGCCTCACTAACCAAGTCCTCGGCATTTTGCCATCCCTGTTGTCTGCCCTCACGAATCTCGCCCTGCTGGTGGTTGGCGGCTGGCGTGTCATTAACGGGGACCTCAGCATTGGGATGCTCGTTGCCTTTCAGCTTTTGATGGTTAGCTTTCAACGCCCCGTCAACAATCTCGTTCGCTTTGCCAGCACCTTACAAACCTTGCAGGGCAACCTCCAACGCCTAGACGATGTGTTGGGAAATTCGGTGGATATGCAGCTTGTAACCGACGGGGAGCCCAAACCTCAGGCAGCCCAAAACGTCGCTTCCCTTGCCTCACTTCCCTTGCATCGTCTCAGCGGTGCCATTAGCCTCCACAATCTGTCCTTCGGCTACCATCCCCTGGAGCCCCCTCTGATCGAAAATCTCAATCTGACGATTCAGCCGGGTCAACGCGTTGCCTTTGTGGGCGGTAGCGGCTCTGGCAAGTCTACCCTGGCGAAACTCATTGCGGGGCTATACGAATCGAGATCGGGAGAAATTTACTTCGATGACATTCCCCGCACCCAGCTTCCCCACGATGTCTTGACCAACTCCATCGCCGTGGTCGAGCAAGACATCCTTATCTTCGAGGGATCTATCCGTGACAACCTGACCCTGTGGGATACCACTATTCCTGAGGTAGATCTACGACGAGCCGCTCAGGATGCCGCCATTGAAGATGTGATCTTATCCCAGCCCTATGGCTACGATGCCCAACTGTTGGAAGGCGCCTCTAACCTCAGTGGCGGTCAGCGCCAGCGCCTAGAAATTGCCCGAGCCCTGGTGGGCAACCCCTCGATTTTGATTCTGGATGAAGCCACCAGCGCCCTGGATACAGAAACCGAAAAGCGCATTGACCAAAATTTACGGCGGCGCGGCTGCACCTGCCTGATTGTGGCGCATCGTCTCAGCACTATCCGCGACTGCGATCAAATCCTAGTGCTCGATCGCGGTCAGGTTGTTCAACGTGGCACCCACGAAAGCCTTTGGGAAGAAGGTGGGCAGTATGCACGATTAATTCGCAGTGAAGGGGGATAA
- a CDS encoding NACHT domain-containing protein has protein sequence MVSETPFEQAAAQWDLAQLYADLAIAKAQVTPHKRPELTEVEQIRLRGLLLGYSPAEIAEQQYAATRTVEVALSQGLYRYVEVLTGRDRNTLESWRDVATWLQTAGYQCTPVAINWAQMPDVPVLYGRQVELDQLKGWILGNTPCRLVAINGPAGIGKTSLAISLAKTVQAHFEGVIWQSLRHKPTLENVLNHWLNQLPGEPPPVTEWYDQLRAVMTYLREHHCLVVIDNLETILSSGSLIGDYEPGYEAYGELLKRISEEPHQSCVVVTSRESNREIRGSAATIRPVRHLSLRGLSYDAAEQILEEEALSTRTYWKALVQQYQGNPLMLRIVAMTIHEVFDGDVRHFLRQRMTLFGDIKYLIDQQYDRLSQEEQDILYRLAEQAEPIQLAQMNHPYSLQAISALLRRSLIEKSAAGFTLRPVVMEYVRHHLP, from the coding sequence ATGGTTTCAGAAACGCCATTTGAGCAGGCAGCAGCGCAATGGGATTTAGCGCAACTCTATGCCGATTTAGCGATCGCTAAGGCCCAGGTTACGCCGCACAAACGACCGGAACTGACCGAAGTCGAGCAAATACGGCTGCGGGGCTTGCTCTTGGGATATAGCCCGGCGGAAATTGCTGAACAACAGTATGCAGCCACTAGGACCGTGGAAGTGGCCTTGAGTCAAGGGCTCTATCGGTACGTAGAGGTACTAACAGGGCGCGATCGCAACACCTTAGAAAGCTGGCGCGACGTTGCTACCTGGCTGCAAACAGCGGGCTATCAATGTACACCCGTGGCGATTAACTGGGCACAAATGCCCGATGTTCCTGTTTTGTACGGGCGACAGGTGGAGCTGGATCAGCTCAAAGGCTGGATTTTAGGCAACACCCCTTGTCGGCTAGTTGCAATTAACGGGCCAGCAGGCATTGGCAAAACCTCACTAGCCATCAGCCTCGCGAAGACCGTGCAGGCTCACTTTGAGGGGGTTATTTGGCAGTCACTGCGTCACAAGCCTACCTTAGAAAACGTCTTAAACCATTGGCTGAATCAGCTTCCAGGAGAGCCGCCACCGGTCACTGAATGGTATGACCAGCTGAGAGCCGTGATGACTTACCTGAGAGAACATCACTGTTTAGTTGTTATTGACAATCTGGAAACGATCCTCAGCAGCGGCAGCCTGATTGGGGATTATGAACCCGGCTATGAGGCCTATGGCGAACTGCTCAAGCGCATTAGTGAAGAACCCCATCAAAGCTGTGTGGTGGTGACCAGTCGTGAAAGCAATCGAGAAATTCGCGGCTCGGCAGCCACTATCCGTCCTGTCCGGCACTTGTCTTTAAGGGGGCTCAGCTATGATGCTGCCGAGCAGATTCTAGAAGAAGAAGCCCTCTCTACCCGCACCTATTGGAAAGCCCTCGTTCAGCAATATCAGGGCAATCCTTTAATGTTGCGAATTGTGGCAATGACGATTCATGAGGTGTTTGATGGCGATGTGCGTCACTTTTTGCGGCAGCGTATGACCTTATTTGGCGATATTAAATACCTGATTGACCAACAGTACGATCGCCTATCTCAGGAAGAACAAGACATCCTGTATCGATTGGCTGAACAAGCTGAACCCATCCAACTTGCCCAGATGAATCATCCCTACAGCCTACAAGCCATTAGCGCTTTGTTAAGGCGGTCTCTCATCGAAAAAAGTGCTGCTGGGTTTACCCTAAGACCTGTGGTGATGGAATATGTGCGCCATCATTTGCCCTGA
- a CDS encoding mechanosensitive ion channel produces the protein MKLAVVALVTVLTGTLLMAPATAWAQDNADTLPPGRKAPVVLDGRELFSVGDLAGFTATERAAFANQVLRDQVQRASPTVPIPVRQVRRRSLITLRVAGRHLLTLTDQELMGRIPPEEQADLWESKLQAALDHAQYERTETYRQQVGRQSLLAGLGVGGLYLLLRWVQRRLRRRTQTSGWRRLWVETGLLLMQWGAWLGLAVWLMGQFPQSRSLRYQGLGFLRETFTTTIATFGNQEYSVLELGKILALVFGLWLAVRMLTGLIRSRVLQAVGAGRDVQDAIALLIQITLTALGVLVLLQAAGIDISSLAILVSVIGVGIGLGLQNIANNFISGLIIMLERPVQVGDFVKLGDLTGTVERIGIRSTEISTLDRISIIVPNSEFIDSKVINWNHGYPVSRLHIPLGVAYDSPIGTVRQAVLEAAKHHPQVLRYPKPQLWFEGFGESSLDFDLLVWIREPRLQFRIRSDLYYLVEANLRRYQIKIPFPQRDLHVRTGNVSALVKSFSSDLDETNQGATTTRPAAFNSPPNLADVMDWCEILELADEPTADEITELVSQMRGNNGVDIRDRRFGLQVYRICFIGSDAVQWLMQHQLASREEAVKLGQILVERGLIHHVTDEHAFKDAYLFYRFFADEASMSDPPPA, from the coding sequence TTGAAACTCGCCGTTGTAGCCCTCGTGACGGTGTTGACAGGGACCTTGCTCATGGCCCCAGCAACGGCATGGGCACAAGATAATGCTGATACGCTTCCCCCTGGCAGGAAAGCCCCCGTTGTCTTGGATGGGCGAGAACTTTTCTCCGTAGGAGATCTGGCTGGCTTTACCGCCACTGAACGGGCGGCCTTTGCCAATCAGGTGTTGCGCGATCAGGTGCAGCGGGCCTCCCCAACTGTGCCGATCCCAGTGAGACAGGTAAGACGCCGGTCTTTAATTACCCTGCGAGTCGCTGGACGTCATCTCTTAACCCTGACCGATCAGGAGTTAATGGGCAGAATTCCGCCAGAGGAGCAGGCCGACCTCTGGGAGTCGAAACTTCAGGCAGCGCTCGATCACGCTCAATATGAGCGCACAGAAACCTACCGCCAGCAGGTAGGTCGGCAGAGTCTTTTGGCTGGCCTCGGGGTCGGCGGTCTCTATTTGTTGCTGCGATGGGTGCAACGGCGACTGCGCCGCCGCACCCAAACCTCTGGCTGGCGACGACTGTGGGTTGAAACCGGGCTGCTACTGATGCAGTGGGGGGCATGGCTGGGGTTGGCCGTTTGGTTAATGGGGCAGTTTCCCCAGTCACGGAGCCTGCGCTACCAGGGATTAGGCTTCTTGCGAGAGACCTTTACAACCACCATCGCTACCTTTGGCAACCAGGAATATTCAGTGCTGGAACTCGGCAAAATTCTGGCGCTGGTCTTTGGGCTGTGGCTAGCAGTCAGAATGCTGACTGGGCTCATTCGATCGCGCGTGTTGCAGGCAGTGGGGGCCGGACGTGATGTGCAAGATGCGATCGCCCTACTCATTCAAATCACCCTAACGGCCCTGGGGGTGCTGGTGCTGTTACAAGCAGCGGGCATCGACATTAGCTCCCTGGCCATTCTGGTTAGCGTCATTGGGGTCGGGATTGGGCTAGGGCTACAAAATATTGCCAACAACTTCATCAGCGGTCTCATCATCATGTTGGAGCGCCCTGTGCAGGTAGGGGATTTTGTAAAATTGGGCGATCTCACCGGCACCGTAGAGCGCATTGGTATTCGTAGCACCGAAATTAGCACCTTAGATCGGATCTCGATCATCGTGCCTAACTCAGAATTCATTGACAGTAAAGTCATTAACTGGAACCATGGCTACCCGGTCTCTCGGCTTCATATTCCCCTAGGCGTTGCCTACGACTCTCCCATTGGCACCGTGCGACAGGCCGTTTTAGAAGCCGCCAAGCACCATCCCCAAGTGCTCCGCTATCCCAAACCCCAACTCTGGTTCGAAGGGTTCGGGGAGAGTTCTCTCGACTTTGATCTGCTGGTTTGGATCCGTGAACCCCGCCTGCAGTTCCGCATTAGAAGCGATCTGTACTATCTGGTAGAGGCTAATCTCCGCCGCTACCAAATTAAAATTCCCTTTCCTCAGCGAGACTTACATGTTCGCACCGGCAACGTTTCGGCCCTAGTCAAGTCATTCTCGTCCGATCTCGATGAAACGAATCAAGGCGCCACCACTACACGCCCAGCTGCGTTCAATAGCCCTCCTAATCTGGCCGACGTGATGGATTGGTGTGAAATCCTGGAGCTCGCAGACGAACCAACCGCTGATGAAATCACAGAGTTGGTGAGTCAAATGCGAGGGAATAATGGCGTCGATATTCGCGATCGCCGGTTTGGCCTGCAGGTCTACCGCATCTGTTTTATAGGCAGCGATGCAGTTCAGTGGTTGATGCAGCATCAGCTTGCCTCCCGAGAAGAAGCCGTGAAGCTAGGGCAAATTCTGGTTGAGCGAGGCCTCATCCACCACGTTACCGATGAACATGCTTTTAAGGACGCTTATTTGTTCTATCGCTTCTTTGCAGATGAAGCGTCCATGAGTGACCCACCCCCTGCCTAG
- a CDS encoding cyclic nucleotide-binding domain-containing protein encodes MADTLLRELTNTDLDWMITSGERERLPAGQQLLGSQQAQDVIYVLIEGRLGLNFFSETTAANQSSPIDELAQGEIIGASALFDIPEMAVFRTLEPSMVMSLPVVKLQAKMAEDIAFAAHFYRAIAVMLSNRLRRIFEHPDRIQFWGERSTKEVMSVFSELRDSDVDWLVSFGQTETITADQVLLQAGRPVDALYILLDGQLSISAPEGAFNPLYLCFSGLENSTRNQKAFATLSKGGMPGIISFLDFQPLPVTIRAFNEVLVFAVPRQTLVTKLQVDDSFASRFYRVIAIQILELLQTVSTRLVDADTLGSTESEDLDEELDVDDLQQMSEGAKKFNWMLSQLGVARHG; translated from the coding sequence ATGGCAGACACATTACTGCGGGAGCTGACCAACACCGATTTAGACTGGATGATTACCAGCGGTGAACGAGAGCGATTGCCAGCAGGCCAGCAATTACTTGGCTCCCAGCAGGCTCAAGACGTTATCTATGTCTTGATTGAAGGGCGATTAGGGTTAAATTTTTTTTCGGAAACGACAGCGGCTAATCAGAGCTCTCCCATTGATGAATTAGCTCAAGGGGAAATTATTGGCGCAAGCGCGTTATTTGATATACCCGAAATGGCTGTTTTCAGGACGCTAGAGCCCTCTATGGTGATGTCTTTGCCGGTGGTCAAATTGCAGGCAAAAATGGCCGAAGATATCGCCTTCGCTGCTCACTTTTATCGAGCGATCGCGGTGATGCTTTCGAATCGCCTACGCCGCATTTTCGAGCATCCTGATCGTATTCAGTTTTGGGGAGAACGCTCAACCAAAGAAGTGATGTCTGTATTTAGCGAACTGCGGGATAGCGATGTGGATTGGTTAGTGTCCTTCGGTCAAACCGAGACAATTACCGCCGACCAGGTTTTGCTGCAGGCTGGTCGCCCCGTCGATGCCCTCTACATTTTGTTGGATGGCCAACTGTCGATTTCGGCCCCAGAAGGAGCATTCAACCCCCTGTATCTCTGTTTTTCAGGCTTAGAGAACAGTACCCGTAACCAAAAAGCCTTTGCCACCCTCTCAAAAGGCGGCATGCCGGGAATCATCTCATTTCTTGATTTCCAACCTTTACCTGTCACGATTCGGGCATTCAATGAAGTTCTGGTATTTGCCGTACCGCGTCAGACACTGGTGACTAAATTGCAGGTAGACGATAGCTTTGCCTCCCGGTTTTATCGGGTCATTGCGATTCAAATCTTGGAGCTGTTACAGACCGTGAGCACCCGGTTGGTTGATGCAGACACCCTGGGGAGCACTGAGAGTGAAGATCTGGATGAAGAATTAGACGTGGATGACCTGCAGCAAATGTCTGAGGGGGCTAAAAAGTTCAACTGGATGCTGTCGCAGTTAGGGGTTGCTCGCCATGGCTGA
- a CDS encoding serine/threonine protein kinase produces the protein MSYCINPWCSHRENSNTRDRCQACGTPLLIQGRYRLIRPLRELDEWEPSEIFEVNDRGRKKVLKVLKKPILLPLFEREVNTLQQLDHSGTPHVDPDGYFPFQLSDGRQLHCLVMEKIRGVNLDDWLQKNGPVDQATAIDWMCQLVELLAQLHQAELFHRDIKLSNIMLRSTQQLALIDFGTVRPMTNTYFAKVAGQRDITSVVSPGYTPLEQINGKAVPQSDFYALGRSFVHLLTGQHPIDLPEDDATGRLDWRDQTPQPVPDWLTQLLDDMMAPFPGQRPLNAEVILDRLKKQQPTQTNWGKKQQLRLLVAANVGLLLLQLWVGWQWVSTRQQVEDRTHRLSAEEFLSMRVTNLLHE, from the coding sequence GTGAGCTATTGCATTAATCCCTGGTGTTCTCATCGGGAAAACTCAAACACCCGCGATCGCTGTCAAGCGTGCGGCACTCCTTTGCTGATTCAGGGTCGCTATCGCCTGATTCGCCCCCTGCGAGAGCTGGACGAATGGGAGCCGTCTGAGATTTTTGAAGTTAATGACCGAGGCCGAAAAAAAGTTCTCAAGGTTCTGAAAAAGCCCATTTTGCTGCCGCTGTTTGAACGGGAGGTGAATACACTACAGCAGCTTGATCATTCAGGCACTCCCCATGTTGATCCCGACGGCTACTTCCCCTTTCAGCTCTCAGACGGTCGGCAACTGCACTGTCTGGTGATGGAAAAAATTCGGGGGGTCAACCTGGATGATTGGCTGCAAAAAAATGGCCCGGTCGATCAAGCCACAGCCATTGACTGGATGTGTCAATTAGTTGAGCTGCTGGCCCAGCTCCATCAGGCAGAGCTATTTCATCGAGATATCAAGCTTTCTAACATTATGCTGCGCTCTACCCAGCAGCTGGCCCTGATTGACTTTGGCACCGTTCGTCCAATGACCAATACCTACTTTGCTAAGGTGGCAGGTCAGCGCGATATCACCAGCGTGGTATCTCCCGGCTACACCCCTCTAGAGCAAATCAACGGTAAAGCTGTCCCTCAATCTGACTTTTATGCCCTGGGGAGATCGTTCGTACACCTGTTAACGGGGCAGCACCCCATCGATCTCCCCGAGGATGACGCAACGGGCCGACTTGACTGGCGAGATCAAACCCCCCAGCCTGTTCCCGATTGGCTAACCCAGCTTTTAGATGACATGATGGCCCCGTTTCCAGGGCAGCGCCCCTTGAATGCTGAGGTCATCCTCGATCGCCTCAAAAAGCAACAGCCCACCCAAACGAACTGGGGGAAAAAGCAGCAGCTTCGTCTCCTCGTTGCCGCCAATGTAGGCCTATTACTCTTACAGCTGTGGGTCGGGTGGCAGTGGGTCAGCACCCGTCAGCAGGTAGAAGATCGCACGCACAGACTGAGCGCAGAGGAGTTCTTGTCTATGAGGGTTACAAATCTCTTGCACGAATAA
- a CDS encoding DM13 domain-containing protein, with the protein MHKANMIAYVILSGAAPILVLMNSLFGTEAASSPATVQPLQSMRLIQRLMNSGPKNLVTADDLMPEVSVPYPHARIVIENHQAFLEFYSPFSMAAQTPNLLLVLDTAPVPSDTFFLSDRHPIISKLQLEAGKQRYPIPASVEVSQYLSLVIWCPESNAIMGYAPLTLEI; encoded by the coding sequence ATGCATAAAGCCAACATGATTGCCTATGTCATCCTTTCTGGGGCGGCTCCCATCCTGGTGCTGATGAACAGCCTGTTCGGCACAGAAGCCGCATCTTCGCCAGCCACGGTGCAACCCTTGCAATCTATGCGGTTAATACAGCGCCTGATGAACTCTGGGCCTAAAAACCTAGTCACAGCCGATGACCTAATGCCGGAGGTCTCTGTCCCTTATCCCCATGCCCGCATCGTCATCGAAAACCACCAAGCTTTTTTGGAGTTTTATAGTCCATTCAGTATGGCAGCGCAAACGCCAAACCTACTCCTTGTTTTGGACACAGCCCCCGTACCCAGTGATACCTTTTTCCTGAGCGATCGCCACCCTATCATCAGCAAACTTCAACTTGAAGCCGGAAAACAACGGTACCCTATTCCCGCTTCTGTTGAGGTGTCTCAGTATCTTTCTTTGGTGATTTGGTGCCCTGAGTCCAATGCCATTATGGGCTACGCACCCCTCACCCTTGAGATTTAA